NNNNNNNNNNNNNNNNNNNNNNNNNNNNNNNNNNNNNNNNNNNNNNNNNNNNNNNNNNNNNNNNNNNNNNNNNNNNNNNNNNNNNNNNNNNNNNNNNNNNNNNNNNNNNNNNNNNNNNNNNNNNNNNNNNNNNNNNNNNNNNNNNNNNNNNNNNNNNNNNNNNNNNNNNNNNNNNNNNNNNNNNNNNNNNNNNNNNNNNNNNNNNNNNNNNNNNNNNNNNNNNNNNNNNNNNNNNNNNNNNNNNNNNNNNNNNNNNNNNNNNNNNNNNNNNNNNNNNNNNNNNNNNNNNNNNNNNNNNNNNNNNNNNNNNNNNNNNNNNNNNNNNNNNNNNNNNNNNNNNNNNNNNNNNNNNNNNNNNNNNNNNNNNNNNNNNNNNNNNNNNNNNNNNNNNNNNNNNNNNNNNNNNNNNNNNNNNNNNNNNNNNNNNNNNNNNNNNNNNNNNNNNNNNNNNNNNNNNNNNNNNNNNNNNNNNNNNNNNNNNNNNNNNNNNNNNNNNNNNNNNNNNNNNNNNNNNNNNNNNNNNNNNNNNNNNNNNNNNNNNNNNNNNNNNNNNNNNNNNNNNNNNNNNNNNNNNNNNNNNNNNNNNNNNNNNNNNNNNNNNNNNNNNNNNNNNNNNNNNNNNNNNNNNNNNNNNNNNNNNNNNNNNNNNNNNNNNNNNNNNNNNNNNNNNNNNNNNNNNNNNNNNNNNNNNNNNNNNTACATGAAGAATATACTGATACAATAGATATTAGTTATTCAGGTAATAAGATTTATGAATGGAACATAGATAGATATTCTAATAAACAGATTTATAACACGGTGCATAGAATGCTTATGTATTCCACTATTTgcaaaaatagtaataattcaGATAAAACTATTGCAGCAATGATTGTTGCTGGATTTACTGAACAACTTAAAGGATGGTGGGATAATTATCTATCTCAACAAGATAAAGATAGTATTATCAATACtgttaaacaagaaaataataatttagttgaaaATGCAGTTTATACACTTGctgttaatattattgaacaCTTTACAGGAAGATTTAGTGATAATAGTGATACTATTAGAACTTTACTACAAAATCTAAGGTGTAAAACACTTTCAGACTTCAGATGGTATAAAGATACTTTCTTAAGTAGANNNNNNNNNNNNNNNNNNNNNNNNNNNNNNNNNNNNNNNNNNNNNNNNNTGATGGTCTACCTAGTCTATTTGCAGAAAggattagaaaaaaattaagaaaagaccAGATTAATATTCCATATGAAAGTTATACTTACGGAGCTCTAATAGATACTTGTATACAAGAAGGATTAGCTTTGTGTAATGAAATAAAGCTTagtcaacaaattaaaaaacaaaaccttGATGAAAGGAAACAATTAGGACAATTTTGTCAACAATTTGGTTTAGAAAATCCTACTACTAGTAAGgaccataaaattaataagccttgtaaattaaaacatagaaaatattctcaaaagtatatagagaaaaagaataaaagaaaagaagaaaaatctcaaAGAAAACCGAAATATtcgaaatataaaaatagatattgtaAGATTTGCAAGAAATTAGGTCATACTGCAAAATACTGTTGGACTAAAAAGAAGATTAATAATCTTGAAATATCAGATgatataaagaatataataatacaaactTTACAAGAATCAGAATCTGAAAATACAGAAGCAGAATCCATAAGTACTTCTGaatcagaagaagaagaaatattaaatatgttagaaaatgaaaatatttcagaatcAAGTTCAGAATGTGAACCTTGTAGCCTCGGACTAGTCTGTCCCAAagaactaaataatattaatagtaaaaatgatattgaaaaatcggaattgtataaaatacTCTCCCAATTCTCagaaatgaatattaatgtTCTTACTTCAAATCAtgcttttgaattattaaaaacaaattaaaaaaacaaattaagaatGCAGATTATTGATGAGATTAATACTGAATCCAGTACTTCTACTTCTTATAATACAGAAGAAGACTTAAATGGAACAAttataaaccaaaaaagatCATACAACATGAATGAGGTAATGAACCAACTTAGAAGTAAATATGAAGTAAAGAAGATAATATAtctcttcaaaatttatataaagaaataaataatctaaaagaagaaattaaaatattgaaagataaaaatactattcAGGAATCTAGAATTTCTGacttagaaaatatttctagatTAGAAAATAGATctcaaaatgataataaactaaaaatagatAAGCATAGTATTTTCTCTGAAAACTTTTTATCAACCATAGAAATGGTTATATCCCAAAAATCTAGAACCATCATTTATCAAACAACCATTGTCTATATATGTTGAGTTTGTCAATTATACCATGCTGATGGTCTTACAACTACTCGAAGGTAATGGGAACTCATGTAGTGACATCTTGACTTTAATCAACATATGTGTCACTTTCTGAGCCATaagtaagtttttttttcctactatTATCCTTGTTAACATCAGTTTCAGCCTATCTCCTAActttatatgtgtgtgtatattacTTGGTTTCTTCAAAGAAgcataaaagtaaaaacaaaattaaagtttggTTGGTAGGCTAAAATAAGCATGGTGGATAATGGGTGAAGTGAAGGTTTCTAACACATATGTTTGTAGGCATTTattaataaggataattaGACTTATACAAGAATAGTCAAAACATGCAAACTACCTCTACTATCAGTAATTACATTGACNNNNNNNNNNNNNNNNNNNNNNNNNNNNNNNNNNNNNNNNNNNNNNNNNNNNNNNNNNNNNNNNNNNNNNNNNNNNNNNNNNNNNNNNNNNNNNNNNNNNNNNNNNNNNNNNNNNNNNNNNNNNNNNNNNNNNNNNNNNNNNNNNNNNNNNNNNNNNNNNNNNNNNNNNNNNNNNNNNNNNNNNNNNNNNNNNNNNNNNNNNNNNNNNNNNNNNNNNNNNNNNNNNNNNNNNNNNNNNNNNNNNNNNNNNNNNNNNNNNNNNNNNNNNNNNNNNNNNNNNNNNNNNNNNNNNNNNNNNNNNNNNNNNNNNNNNNNNNNNNNNNNNNNNNNNNNNNNNNNNNNNNNNNNNNNNNNNNNNNNNNNNNNNNNNNNNNNNNNNNNNNNNNNNNNNNNNNNNNNNNNNNNNNNNNNNNNNNNNNNNNNNNNNNNNNNNNNNNNNNNNNNNNNNNNNNNNNNNNNNNNNNNNNNNNNNNNNNNNNNNNNNNNNNNNNNNNNNNNNNNNNNNNNNNNNNNNNNNNNNNNNNNNNNNNNNNNNNNNNNNNNNNNNNNNNNNNNNNNNNNNNNNNNNNNNNNNNNNNNNNNNNNNNNNNNNNNNNNNNNNNNNNNNNNNNNNNNNNNNNNNNNNNNNNNNNNNNNNNNNNNNNNNNNNNNNNNNNNNNNNNNNNNNNNNNNNNNNNNNNNNNNNNNNNNNNNNNNNNNNNNNNNNNNNNNNNNNNNNNNNNNNNNNNNNNNNNNNNNNNNNNNNNNNNNNNNNNNNNNNNNNNNNNNNNNNNNNNNNNNNNNNNNNNNNNNNNNNNNNNNNNNNNNNNNNNNNNNNNNNNNNNNNNNNNNNNNNNNNNNNNNNNNNNNNNNNNNNNNNNNNNNNNNNNNNNNNNNNNNNNNNNNNNNNNNNNNNNNNNNNNNNNNNNNNNNNNNNNNNNNNNNNNNNNNNNNNNNNNNNNNNNNNNNNNNNNNNNNNNNNNNNNNNNNNNNNNNNNNNNNNNNNNNNNNNNNNNNNNNNNNNNNNNNNNNNNNNNNNNNNNNNNNNNNNNNNNNNNNNNNNNNNNNNNNNNNNNNNNNNNNNNNNNNNNNNNNNNNNNNNNNNNNNNNNNNNNNNNNNNNNNNNNNNNNNNNNNNNNNNNNNNNNNNNNNNNNNNNNNNNNNNNNNNNNNNNNNNNNNNNNNNNNNNNNNNNNNNNNNNNNNNNNNNNNNNNNNNNNNNNNNNNNNNNNNNNNNNNNNNNNNNNNNNNNNNNNNNNNNNNNNNNNNNNNNNNNNNNNNNNNNNNNNNNNNNNNNNNNNNNNNNNNNNNNNNNNNNNNNNNNNNNNNNNNNNNNNNNNNNNNNNNNNNNNNNNNNNNNNNNNNNNNNNNNNNNNNNNNNNNNNNNNNNNNNNNNNNNNNNNNNNNNNNNNNNNNNNNNNNNNNNNNNNNNNNNNNNNNNNNNNNNNNNNNNNNNNNNNNNNNNNNNNNNNNNNNNNNNNNNNNNNNNNNNNNNNNNNNNNNNNNNNNNNNNNNNNNNNNNNNNNNNNNNNNNNNNNNNNNNNNNNNNNNNNNNNNNNNNNNNNNNNNNNNNNNNNNNNNNNNNNNNNNNNNNNNNNNNNNNNNNCCCaacataaagaaattatatttcttttggaagaaaaagatttgaaatggaaaaatgaTCCATGGGTTTTAATGCAAAGGTATTTGGATAATTCATCCTTACCAGCAAGGACTTATAAGTCcagatatttttatgaacaaataCTTGTTCAAAATGGCTCATgtgaaatatcacattttacgagcacaaataaagaaatttataatttcagcaAAATGATTATCAAAAAGGTTATACCTTTGGAAGATTGGGGAATTTCTCCtatgaaagataaagaaattttgatcaataagtcagcagtaaaatataattactggGATTATTGTGATGCCTTTATGAAGGTATTAgattatgaaaatgataagcACAAACATTCCTGGTTTATAAAGGTTTGTGCCAATGTTTATAACACTGATATCCCGCACTGGTTTATACACTGGTTCTACTATTTTGGTCCCactccaaatattttacctgagaaaataaaattcttttttgataaatggGTGGATATTTCACCACAATTGATAAAGAAGCAAGAAGCTAAACTGTTCATAGAGGGAATAGCCTcatgtttcttcttcattgaattttcaataccTTGGATTTGGAAATGGACGCCAGAAATTGGTCAGACAGAGGCTGGAATTCCTTGCTTATACAGAATATcccatataaaattttgggataaaatgATGAAAACTGATCCTAATACAAAGgaaatatttggaaaagagACAATGGATCTCCTCCAGACGAAAATTAGCGTCTATGAAAATCAAAAAGAAGATATTGCTACCCCATCTCCTTTCGATCATATCTCAaggaaattcaaaatgaagtcAGAATTTCTGACTAAGGAGCAGATGGTTGCTGCATATGTGGAAGAGATGAAAAAGGACCTTATGGCACATTTTGGGGAGGATAATAAATCCACCAAGTCAGATTCAACCATGGCATCCGAATTCATGCAAGATGCTCAAGATCCAAATGATGTGGAATTTGAGGATATTTTTGAAGCTATCAAGGAAACCTTGGTAGAAAAAATTCACAAGAAGGATATGGAAGAATCTTCCTCAAACCAGGCAAGAACTGGGAGAAAATCTGATTAAAGAAGGTATCAATGCATGATTATCAGTGTCAAATGACGCATTAATAAGCAATTAATAAGATGACGTAATCAATGACGTCAAAACAGACAAGAGGCCGGGAATCTCGGCTTTTCTACTATTCATTTTTgacttttagttcaattattattgtaactGTAGCACTTTTTTCAGAAATATCGGTCTTATACTGTGTAATACACGGTTTCTACTGTATTTTGTAGGGCTAGACCCCTGTAGAATAGGATCCCTTGCATCCTATAAATACAGGTGTTTAGAGTGTTAAGGGCAGAACCTGGGAAGAAAcctctcttttgttttctctctttctcttctgcTCATGTGTTGAGCAATCTTTTCTCATTGTAAAtctatatattgaaataaaagaagtttGCTACATAAGGACTACTGTAAGTTTTACtcgctttattttaatttctgtattttatttattatcttattttattgttcatGGATAGCCTTATAGGCTAACCGATTCATGTGTTGATTCCTAACTGTTAATTACACTAGCATGAATTTGGCATCATGAATAATTAGgactcatcaaatttataggttggataataataactagccttgacataaaaattatgttctaaATATATGGCTCCTGGTAAGACCCCGATCATAGCCGTGTTGAAGGCGTTTTTAGGGGCAGTTTGGAGtattatatttggatataaattttatgaaaggtGAAGGCGTTTTTAGGGGCAGTTTGGAGtattatatttggatataaattttatgaaaggttGCCGgttatttattatcttgtaAAATTATCCTATCCCTGCCTAATGATCCTGgttgtaatataatatttttctaaattacaatcaatctaaataattaatcaattaaaaaaattacaaccatTTGTTacatatattacaataaagatacaaatattaaaaatgttcGTCAGTCCCACAATTGTGTTTGGGGCACTGACACCAAAGTCTtcttatttaagaaaattatttaaaaattaagaaaatagtgTGAATCTAGAATATTTAAGGATTTGAGTGGCACCGCGCTTCAAAACGCGGTGccacaaattctttttaagaaaaaaaaaattatatgtcacCGCGGTCAATGACATCAGTGacaaagtttataaaaaaaaaaaaattttaagccACCGCGGTCAATGACTGCGATGGCTgcttttatcttaaaaaaaataatttaatatccaATGAATAAAAGCATTGTGAACTCACATGGTGACTTGGTGTCAAGTGCATTcccaagctcgagctcgaactcgagctcgagaaATTGAGcccaagctcgagctcgagctcgtcAGCTCGACAGCGCCTGGACCACGTGAACCACCCCAGGGTGCCTCTGGCGGACGAGTCGAGCCGCATTTGCCCGAATCACATCAAAAAACGCACAAATGGTGATAAGGATGtctcaagaaaataatgaacaaAACATGACTTTGTACATAGGTCGCACTGGAGATCGCAGGTCGAAGGAGAAAAAAGGCATCAAGAAGGTCGCCAAGTAAGAAGGTCGCAGGTCGCATGTGGCACATTGTGGCTTGATGACGTCTCAAATCGGGCCCCATAGACCCGAATCCGACCCGTATTATCCATCGGACAGGTGTCCAAAGGAGAGATAGCTGAGTCATTGCATGGGCATGCCTGAAGTTGACACATGTCCCCTAGGAGGGTTCCACCTTCAgacgcctataaataccctAAGTCCATCCTGAGAGAAGGTACACTGTTCACCTacacttatattttagatCGCTGAATATTCCTTTCGATCTCAACACCTGACTTAGGCATCGGAGCGTCGTCGTCGGAACGATCCCGACTAGCTTGTGTTTTATTTCCAGATAACAGGTCCAACTCGGTGACGTGAGTGATCGTGGTCGTTGATCAAGGTCAAACGTGATCGAGGCGGATCAgtttggcgccgtctgtgggaatgattttggagataaaatataaaatccaaaACATGGATAGATCGGAAGGTGGAAGGCGAGCTATCGAGGAGACCCCCAGAGGGGGGAATGAAAGGATAGTTCAATTGACACCAGGAGAACTGCAAAGAATGATGGAAGAAGCTAGTAGGAATGCCATTTTGGCACATGAAAAAAGAACACAACctgttgaaaatgaaaatgcccAACGGAGAATGATACGAGAAAAGGAGACCGAACGAATTTCTGAAGGGATGAGCAGAAGAGCCCCTGAGAGGAGACGCATGGTGGCCCCTTCTGAAGTAGGGTCAAGTTCGCTAGGTGGATGGCGGAAACGAGAACCTGCGATCTCGAGAGCAGATGTTGATAGCGTCGGCAGACAGATTCATCTGCTGGGAAAACAGATTGATGAGCTGAAACGAAAAGGAGAACCGATAACTCAGAACAGACACTCGCCATTCTGTAATAGAATTCTGAGGGAAATTGTAAGTACGACCTTTAAAATGCCAGACTTACCAAAATATGACGGTTTAAAAGACCCGCAAGAACATGTGTCCGCATTTGATTTGGTGATGAATCTTTACGGACAATCGGACCCTATTAAAGCAAAGCTGTTTGTAACTACCTTAATGGGGAAGGCACAAGAATGGTTCATGAGCTTGCCACCGGGTAGTATTGAGTCTCATGAACAGCTGGTGCAGAAGTTCATCTTCCATTTTGCGAGTAAAAGAAAGCAGAAGAGGTCCGCGACCTATCTATTTACCATCAGACAAAAAGAGAATGAGACCTTGAAAAACTTTATGGGCAGATTCAATAATGAAACTCTGGAGGTCCAAGACTTAAGAATTGATATGATGGTAAGTATCCTCATCCATGGGTTGAAAAAAGGGCCATTCGCTTCAGCTCTAGCAAGGGACCCGCCAACCAATGTTGAATAGTTGATGTGCTTAgctcaaaaatatattaatgaggaagaaatgaatGCGATGAAAGACGGGGAGTGGTTAGGTGCTGGAAGGACCCGCGACCGTGAACCTGGAAAAGATGCGAAGCAAAATACTGATCGCGTTCGCGATCTTACCTATCGATCAAAATACCACCGATACACGCCGCTGAACACTACAAGGACCAAAGCACTGCTGACTGTAGAGAAGTCAGACATGTTGAAATGGCCGCACCATACCAGATTCACACCTGCTAAGAAATTTTAAGGCAAGTACTGTAAATTCCATCGTGAACATGGGCATGACATGGAGGAGTGCTATCAATTGAAAGATGAGATTGGGCTAATAAGACAAGGGTATTTTAAAGAGCTAGTAATGAAATGTCGAGCAGAAGAAACTGTTGCTCGCAGAAGCCGGTCCAAAAGCCCCGATCGAAGACAAGATAAAGGAAAAGGAGTGGTGAAAGAAGCTAATTTGGGGGGAAATGCGCCTGTAAAAGGCATCATTTATACCATTGTAGGAGGACCCGAAGGGGGAGATTCGAGAAGGGCAAGAAAGCGGCAGAGTAGAAATGTTCAGCATGATCAGTTGATCGCGAGTATTGAGCCAGATGAGGAGATCACATTCGGGGACAAAGATGTGGCAGGAGGAGTTAGGTCGCAGAACGATCCCATGGTGATCAAACTCGACATAGCCAATTTTACTGTCCGGAAAGTTCTGATTGATAATGGAAGTTCAGCAGATATCATCCTTTGGGATGTTCTTGTTAAAATGGGGTTAGAAAATACGAAGTTAGAATCAGTAAGGACCCCATTAGTTGGATTTGGTGGTACTGAGATTGTCCCATTAGGAACACTTGATTTACCCGTGTCTATGGGAGAAGACCCTCGAAGGAAAACGTTGATGATCAAATTCATAGTCGTAGACACACCCTTTGCTTATAATGTAATCTTTGGAAGACCTGGGCTGAATGCATTCCGAGCTATAGTGTCTACATACCATCTGAAAGTAAAATTTCCAACCAGAGCAGGAATAGGGGAGGTGATTTGCGATCCCGAGGAAGCGcgtaaatgttataatttatccctGAAAAAGGGTGAAGGCACGGATAAAAGGAGGAAATTAGATGTGATCGAAGGGGGAAGCCAAATATCTGACGGAAAGATCGAAAGAATTTGACCAGCTGAAACGCATAAGGTTGTAGAGGTGATCCAAGGAGATCCCTCTAAAACTACCAGGATAGGGTCGGAGATCCCTCTAAAACTACCAGGATAGGGTCGCACTTGGGTGAACAACTGGAAACCATGATGATATCATTGCTACGAAAAAATGCCGACATCTTTGCATGGAGCTCGTCGGATTTTATAGGTGTGGCACCAGAAGTAATTGTTCACAGATTAAATGTAGACCCTACCATGGGACCTGTGCagcagaagaaaagaaatttcagCGTGGAGAAAAATCAGGTGATCAGAGAAGAGGTGGATAGACTGCTAAACGCCGGGTACATTATGGAAGTTCAGTATACAAATTGGCTGTCCAATGTTGTGGTAGTCCCCAAGCCAGGAGGGAAATGGAGAGTTTGTATCGACTTCACGGACTTGAATAAGGCATGTCCAAAAGATCCGTATCCACTTCCTCGAATTGATGCATTAGTAGATTCAACCGCCGGATATGAGTTATTTTCCATGATGGATGCCTATCAAGGCTACCATCAGATTTTCATGGCAGAAGAAGACCAGGATAAAACTTCATTTGTAACAGAAAGGGGAATATATTGTTATAAGGTAATGCCCTTTGGGCTGAAGAACGCAGGTGCCACGTATCAGCGTTTAGTGAACCGGATGTTCGAGGATCAGATCGGAAAAACTATGGAGGTTTATGTTGACGATATGCTGGTGAAGAGTTCAAGGTCGCATGATCACATAGCTTACCTTGAACAAACTTTTGCGACCCTCAGGAAATTCATAATGAAGCTGAACCCGATGAAATGCACCTTTGGTGTGGCTGGAGGAAAATTTCTGGGTTATCTGGTCAGGGAACGTGGAATCGAGATGAATCCAGAAAAGATAGAAGCAATACTGAAGCTGAAGTCACCAACCAACATTAAAGAGGTCCAAAAACTTACTGGTAAGCTCGCTTCTCTCAAtcgttttatttcaaaatcatcAGATAGAAATCTGCCTTTCTTTAAAGTGTTGAGAAAGACCAAGAATTTTGAGTGGACGGAGGAATGTGAGCAAGCATTTCAAGATTTAAAAACATACTTGGGCTCACCACCGTTACTGGCAAATCCGAAAGGGAATGAGGTGTTATACGTATACTTGGCAGTCTCAGAAAATGCAATTAGTTCAGCTTTGGTTAGAGAAGAAGGGGGAGTGCAAAGTCCAATATATTACGTAAGCAGAATGTTACATGGAGCGGAGAAAAGGTATGCGCAGATTGAGAAGCTGGCACTTGCACTCATTGTAACGGCCCGCAAACTGCGACCTTACTTCCAGGGGTCACCACATTATTGTCTTAACCAATCATCCGCTCCGTAATGTGTTGGCGCGACCTGAAGCCTCAGGTAGGCTTGTGAAGTGGGCAGTAGAACTGGGGGAATTTGGCATCGAATACCAAGCTCGTACGACGTTAAAAGGACAAGTATTAGCAGACTTTATGGTCGAGTTCGTGGGCGAGCCTGAAACCGAGCCTAGTTTGGGCAAATGGATGTTGCATGTAGATGGATCCTCTAATGCGGGAAACAGAGGAATTGGAATATTAATACAAGGCCCAGAAAATATAGAGATCGAGGTCGCTGCACGACTATCTTTTCCGGTCACTAATAATGAGGCTGAATATGAAGCCCTCATCATGGGTTTAGAATTATCACTGGAAGCGGGTGCGAAAGATCTAGAGATCTTCACCGATTCACAACTTG
This Sesamum indicum cultivar Zhongzhi No. 13 linkage group LG5, S_indicum_v1.0, whole genome shotgun sequence DNA region includes the following protein-coding sequences:
- the LOC105162742 gene encoding uncharacterized protein LOC105162742: MEECYQLKDEIGLIRQGYFKELVMKCRAEETVARRSRSKSPDRRQDKGKGVVKEANLGGNAPVKGIIYTIVGGPEGGDSRRARKRQSRNVQHDQLIASIEPDEEITFGDKDVAGGVRSQNDPMVIKLDIANFTVRKVLIDNGSSADIILWDVLVKMGLENTKLESVRTPLVGFGGTEIVPLGTLDLPVSMGEDPRRKTLMIKFIVVDTPFAYNVIFGRPGLNAFRAIVSTYHLKVKFPTRAGIGEVICDPEEARKCYNLSLKKGEGTDKRRKLDVIEGGSQISDGKIERI